The following are from one region of the Littorina saxatilis isolate snail1 linkage group LG2, US_GU_Lsax_2.0, whole genome shotgun sequence genome:
- the LOC138953442 gene encoding uncharacterized protein, producing MASMDSSNTNETISVVIYNQHRVEGLEVVGLDAYNNLRAVINVSVTLQATLSGGSNLTAEWRIGQDVISKTYPPDVLNVTYEKTWTSPATYPVKVTVSNEQNAMSSSFNLTIVPCRAFYNFSLHYGETTTQLVTPGTTRDFLVVWDYGDDENCPMEVTGLLDETTDFNPTNLTQASTVNKGSATFTLDGKNLSIGRHTLNITADDTTETIPVVIYNEHRVEGLEVVGLDDNNTLWAVINVSVTLQATVTGGSNLVALWRIGQDVISQTYPPDVLNVTYENTWTSSHTYPVEVIVSNEQNAMSSSFNLTLLLPINGITMDKVEVKSEANVNVSFWLLYDIGIDLDMGDVDFTLEWGDSTPSLSGSLNITPGGDLSFVHEYTKQGDMVINMTLTTKVDSKLFQLPAYIWDELHVAMNITPEILSRKPGEEFTISFVDPPFEGFQYTINYTEGILENALSALSNDYVAPSPANLTFFYPNVGVYTVVFKAFNGAYEKESVKTVFVLNPLNADDFEMTQTDKVIPTPDGMVKIKLKMASNFEGEGTCHWSSGFNNETTVPEFMYMPDDFGFSKVFKYDVPDNYTIGFHCRNNVSEMMVTSNITVLGWNMSDFKIVVNNPQVMNDSIPIENATVKLTLLAADRPPTNLQATYNYGDGGSPEETFNVTTWGTYHLYPKRRNFTGTVLLTHPDKGNIIIDFQVRQGAFQIHLDLLEGLVDTQLFSFTVEVPGPFTGTLNIDYGDGLQHWTEPVSNANAHPLNITAPYYYKSVGDFSAKLYGSSTEPNRSYTEQVDFDGPIYIEGAVADFEFAMTPERVQFPTGEVNATVKLTRSQHRIRQMQCVLYFGETLDPEPRYWNGSMQPGGSFSIDFQYLTLGSKTVNTNCSNLYSQQNIETFASTFNPCFSEDPIFDRQYGHSHSPMNVLNSKTLRLVTRTVILCFKAKPEFTWRILRWSVGGQDLGEYDDFVQPYADYIEFPPGSLEPGLYKLFLNISFGPEHDHIYMVEHTYVRVIRIPLEAEILGGAFRLTGNPRATVDGYSLSYDPVSGLENKTGLEYVWECLTLNTSTMDDLMAVASQPLSDNRTSDCNDISNETTNGTRQLQVPAINVTSVGYMFQLKVKKDKYVSSPTTLFIQYSSAAFTISLV from the exons atgGCTTCAATGGACAGCAGTAACACAAACGAAACGATCTCGGTAGTGATCTACAACCAGCATAGAGTGGAGGGTCTTGAGGTGGTCGGACTGGACGCCTACAACAATCTGAGGGCAGTCATCAACGTCTCGGTCACTCTACAGGCCACGCTCAGTGGTGGCTCCAACCTCACGGCAGAGTGGCGAATTGGACAAGATGTGATCTCCAAG ACGTACCCACCTGACGTCTTGAATGTAACCTACGAGAAGACGTGGACCTCGCCAGCCACGTACCCAGTCAAGGTGACCGTGTCCAACGAGCAGAACGCAATGTCCAGCTCCTTCAACCTGACTATCG TACCATGCCGGGCGTTCTACAACTTCTCCCTACACTATGGGGAGACGACCACCCAGCTTGTTACCCCGGGTACAACTCGCGATTTTCTGGTAGTCTGGGATTACGGTGATGATGAGAATTGTCCCATGGAGGTGACGGGACTCTTGGACGAAACCACGGATTTCAATCCGACGAACTTGACTCAAGCATCGACTGTAAATAAAGGAAGCGCTACTTTTACTCTGGATGGGAAAAATCTTTCCATTGGACg ACACACACTGAACATCACGGCCGATGACACAACTGAAACAATCCCGGTAGTGATCTACAACGAGCATAGAGTGGAGGGTCTTGAGGTGGTCGGACTGGACGACAATAACACTCTGTGGGCAGTCATCAACGTCTCGGTCACTCTACAGGCCACGGTCACTGGCGGCTCCAACCTCGTGGCGCTGTGGCGAATTGGACAAGATGTGATCTCCCAG ACGTACCCACCTGACGTCTTGAATGTAACCTACGAGAATACGTGGACCTCGTCACACACGTACCCAGTCGAGGTGATCGTGTCCAACGAGCAGAACGCAATGTCCAGCTCCTTCAACCTGACTCTCCTACTCCCCATCAACGGCATCACCATGGACAAGGTGGAAGTGAAGTCTGAGGCCAACGTCAACGTTTCCTTCTGGCTGTTATACGATATAGGCATAGACCTGGACATGGGGGATGTGGACTTCACCTTGGAGTGGGGTGACAGCACGCCCAGTTTGTCAGGAAGCCTGAACATCACTCCTGGAGGGGATTTGTCTTTCGTCCACGAGTACACAAAGCAGGGTGACATGGTGATAAACATGACGCTCACGACTAAAGTGGACTCTAAACTGTTCCAGCTCCCTGCTTATATCTGGGACGAGCTACATGTGGCCATGAACATTACTCCCGAGATCCTGTCAAGGAAGCCTGGAGAGGAGTTTACCATCTCCTTCGTTGACCCGCCGTTTGAGGGATTTCAATACACAATCAACTACACTGAAGGTATCTTGGAAAACGCCTTGTCTGCCCTAAGCAATGACTATGTCGCTCCTAGCCCGGCGAATCTGACGTTTTTCTATCCCAATGTGGGAGTGTATACAGTCGTCTTCAAGGCTTTCAACGGCGCTTACGAGAAAGAGTCCGTAAAGACGGTCTTTGTGCTGAATCCTCTGAACGCTGACGATTTCGAGATGACCCAAACAGATAAGGTCATTCCTACACCAGATGGAATGGTTAAAATAAAGTTGAAAATGGCCAGCAATTTTGAGGGCGAAGGTACCTGTCACTGGAGCTCTGGCTTCAACAATGAGACCACGGTTCCAGAGTTCATGTACATGCCAGACGACTTTGGTTTCAGCAAAGTGTTTAAATACGACGTCCCCGACAACTACACCATCGGCTTCCACTGCCGCAACAACGTCTCCGAGATGATGGTGACCTCCAACATCACAGTGTTGGGTTGGAATATGTCAGACTTTAAGATTGTGGTGAACAACCCACAAGTTATGAATGACTCGATCCCGATCGAGAACGCCACTGTCAAGTTGACTCTGCTTGCCGCCGATCGGCCCCCCACAAACCTTCAGGCCACCTATAATTACGGCGACGGCGGCAGTCCAGAAGAAACGTTCAATGTGACAACATGGGGGACCTACCACTTGTATCCCAAAAGACGCAATTTTACAGGTACGGTCTTGCTCACTCATCCGGACAAGGGAAACATCATCATCGACTTTCAGGTCAGACAAGGAGCGTTTCAGATCCACCTTGACCTACTGGAAGGCCTGGTGGATACTCAGCTGTTTTCCTTCACAGTCGAAGTCCCTGGACCTTTCACGGGGACTTTGAACATCGACTACGGAGATGGATTACAACATTGGACGGAACCTGTCAGCAATGCAAACGCACACCCGCTGAATATAACTGCTCCATACTACTACAAATCGGTCGGAGATTTCTCAGCAAAGCTATACGGCTCGTCTACGGAGCCAAACCGTTCTTACACGGAGCAAGTCGACTTTGATGGGCCCATTTATATCGAGGGAGCCGTGGCCGATTTTGAATTCGCCATGACTCCTGAACGGGTTCAGTTCCCGACTGGAGAGGTGAACGCCACGGTGAAATTGACCCGGAGCCAGCACAGGATCAGACAGATGCAGTGTGTACTCTACTTTGGAGAGACGCTGGACCCGGAACCTCGTTACTGGAACGGCTCCATGCAGCCTGGAGGGTCCTTCAGCATCGACTTTCAG TACCTGACGCTCGGCTCCAAGACCGTCAATACCAACTGCTCAAACCTTTACTCCCAGCAGAACATCGAGACGTTTGCCTCCACCTTCAATCCTTGCTTCTCTGAGGACCCCATCTTTGACAGGCAGTACGGTCACAGTCACTCGCCCATGAACGTGCTCAACTCTAAGACTCTGCGTCTGGTCACCCGCACCGTCATACTCTGTTTTAAGGCCAAGCCAGAGTTCACATGGAGAATACTCCGGTGGTCCGTTGGAGGTCAGGACTTGGGCGAGTATGACGACTTTGTTCAGCCCTACGCCGACTACATCGAGTTCCCGCCTGGTAGTTTGGAGCCAGGGCTGTACAAGCTGTTTCTCAACATCAGCTTCGGTCCCGAGCATGACCACATCTACATGGTTGAGCATACCTACGTTAGGGTCATCAGGATTCCTCTGGAAGCGGAGATATTGGGCGGAGCCTTCAGATTGACCG GTAACCCCCGAGCAACAGTTGACGGCTACTCGCTGTCCTACGATCCCGTGTCCGGTTTGGAGAACAAGACTGGCCTGGAGTACGTGTGGGAGTGCTTGACATTGAACACGTCCACCATGGATGACCTCATGGCCGTCGCCTCCCAACCACTTTCGGACAACAGGACATCGGACTGCAATGACATCTCCAACGAAACGACGAACGGAACGCGTCAGCTGCAGGTTCCCGCTATAAATGTTACTAGCGTGGGATATATGTTCCAG CTTAAAgtgaagaaagacaaatacGTTTCGTCACCTACCACACTATTCATACAGTACAGCTCGGCTGCGTTCACCATCAGTCTTGTGTGA